Proteins co-encoded in one Spirosoma endbachense genomic window:
- a CDS encoding ferritin, which produces MKDLARLRTSIKESVELALNQQIQMELISSSKYLAMAGWCDRNGLDYSAGFFYKQSEEERKHGMKLFHYLCDQGATAYSPEIPAVSQEFDSLRTVFEAALDQEIAVTDSINRIIGICRRENDYTTEELLKWYVKEQMEEEYIARRCLDLFDQIPADQLYYLDKKVSSVTYPDNVFEG; this is translated from the coding sequence ATGAAAGACCTAGCAAGACTTCGTACGTCAATCAAGGAAAGCGTCGAATTAGCCCTAAACCAGCAGATACAAATGGAACTGATTTCTTCATCGAAATACCTGGCGATGGCGGGCTGGTGCGACCGTAACGGGCTGGACTATAGCGCAGGCTTCTTCTATAAACAGTCAGAAGAAGAGCGTAAGCATGGCATGAAGCTTTTTCATTATCTCTGCGATCAGGGAGCAACGGCTTATTCGCCTGAAATACCGGCAGTAAGTCAGGAGTTTGATTCGTTGCGTACAGTCTTCGAAGCAGCATTAGACCAGGAAATTGCAGTTACGGATTCAATCAATCGCATTATCGGTATCTGCCGTCGTGAAAACGATTATACTACTGAAGAACTCCTGAAGTGGTACGTGAAAGAGCAGATGGAAGAAGAGTATATCGCCCGTCGGTGCCTTGATCTTTTCGATCAGATTCCTGCTGATCAACTCTATTATCTGGATAAAAAAGTATCAAGCGTTACGTATCCCGATAACGTTTTTGAAGGGTAA
- a CDS encoding DUF6686 family protein produces the protein MTSNLPATYQVIFKTDKGVVYQCDASNRLILEFWDTHTALSARDFTHFRRMVETVDIRQMALSTDAAYDLEILTPPRSERCYVLTLCEIVHLRELLNGAKLMLELNAMLRECGCSLAE, from the coding sequence ATGACGAGTAACCTACCGGCAACGTACCAGGTAATATTTAAAACAGATAAAGGGGTTGTTTATCAGTGCGATGCATCGAATCGGCTGATTCTTGAATTCTGGGACACCCACACAGCACTATCGGCGCGCGATTTTACCCATTTTCGGCGCATGGTCGAAACGGTCGACATTCGGCAGATGGCTCTGAGCACTGATGCTGCTTATGATCTCGAAATTTTGACGCCACCCCGCTCTGAGCGCTGCTATGTACTTACCCTCTGTGAGATTGTTCACCTGCGTGAATTGCTCAATGGAGCTAAACTTATGCTGGAGCTTAATGCCATGCTTCGTGAGTGTGGTTGTTCGTTAGCAGAATAA